In Streptomyces sp. SID8374, one genomic interval encodes:
- a CDS encoding ATP-dependent Clp protease proteolytic subunit, producing MPYAAGEPSLGGGLGDQVYSRLLGERIIFLGQQVDDDIANKITAQLLLLAADPDKDIYLYINSPGGSVTAGMAVYDTMQYIPNDVVTIGMGMAASMGQFLLTGGAAGKRFALPNTDILMHQGSAGIGGTASDIKIQAQYLLRTKTRMAEITARHSGQTVETIIRDGDRDRWYTAEEAKDYGLIDEIITVASGIPGGGGTGA from the coding sequence ATGCCCTACGCCGCCGGAGAGCCGTCCCTCGGTGGAGGCCTCGGTGACCAGGTCTACAGCCGACTGCTCGGCGAGCGCATCATCTTCCTCGGTCAGCAGGTCGACGATGACATCGCCAACAAGATCACCGCACAGCTCCTGCTCCTTGCCGCCGACCCGGACAAGGACATCTACCTCTACATCAACAGCCCCGGTGGTTCGGTGACGGCCGGCATGGCGGTCTACGACACCATGCAGTACATCCCGAACGACGTGGTCACCATCGGGATGGGCATGGCGGCCTCGATGGGCCAGTTCCTGCTCACCGGCGGCGCCGCGGGCAAGCGCTTCGCGCTCCCGAACACCGACATCCTCATGCACCAGGGTTCGGCCGGTATCGGCGGAACGGCCTCGGACATCAAGATCCAGGCGCAGTACCTGCTCCGTACCAAGACGCGCATGGCCGAGATCACGGCCCGCCACTCCGGCCAGACCGTCGAGACGATCATCCGCGACGGCGACCGCGACCGCTGGTACACGGCGGAGGAGGCCAAGGACTACGGCCTCATCGACGAGATCATCACGGTCGCGTCGGGCATCCCGGGCGGCGGCGGCACGGGTGCCTGA
- the tig gene encoding trigger factor, producing MKSAVETLNPTRVRLSIEVPFEELKDSLDAAYKKINQQVTVKGFRKGKIPARVIDQRFGRGAVLEEAVNDALPKFYTEAVNEGELNVLGQPEVDITELKDGELLAFTAEVDVRPEIEIPDYSGIEVTVDALEVTDEEVEKAVEQLRERFASTNPVERAAADGDVVTIDLEAKVDGEVLEDGVAAGVSYTIGSGELLDGIDEAVTGLEAGGEATFTSELKGGSAEGKAAEVTVKVTAVAARELPELDDDFAQMASEFDTLEELKADSRKRLETTKQYDQATQAQERVLEELLKLAEVPIPEKLLADEVQTRKHNLEHHQLGQMGLDLEKYLEIQGKTLEEFENETSEQAVKGIKTQFILDELVNKEKLNVNQEELTEHLMRRAASSGMSPDQFAQAVVEGGQVPMLVGEVARGKALAVVVEAAKVVDTNGEVVDLEDDEDETTETAEAATEDKAEEKNEA from the coding sequence GTGAAGAGCGCCGTGGAGACCCTGAACCCGACCCGGGTTCGGCTCAGCATCGAGGTGCCCTTCGAGGAGCTCAAGGACAGCCTCGACGCGGCGTACAAGAAGATCAACCAGCAGGTCACGGTGAAGGGCTTCCGCAAGGGCAAGATCCCCGCCCGGGTCATCGACCAGCGGTTCGGCCGCGGTGCTGTGCTGGAGGAGGCCGTCAACGACGCCCTCCCGAAGTTCTACACCGAGGCGGTCAACGAGGGTGAGCTGAACGTCCTCGGCCAGCCCGAGGTCGACATCACCGAGCTGAAGGACGGCGAGCTGCTGGCCTTCACCGCCGAGGTTGACGTACGCCCCGAGATCGAGATCCCGGACTACTCCGGCATCGAGGTCACCGTCGACGCCCTCGAGGTCACCGACGAAGAGGTCGAGAAGGCCGTGGAGCAGCTGCGCGAGCGCTTCGCCTCCACCAACCCGGTCGAGCGCGCCGCCGCCGACGGCGACGTCGTCACGATCGACCTGGAGGCCAAGGTCGACGGCGAGGTCCTGGAGGACGGCGTGGCCGCGGGTGTCTCGTACACCATCGGTTCCGGCGAGCTCCTCGACGGCATCGACGAGGCCGTGACCGGCCTGGAGGCCGGTGGCGAGGCCACCTTCACCTCCGAGCTGAAGGGCGGCTCCGCCGAGGGCAAGGCCGCGGAGGTCACCGTCAAGGTCACCGCCGTCGCCGCCCGTGAGCTCCCCGAGCTGGACGACGACTTCGCCCAGATGGCCAGCGAGTTCGACACGCTGGAGGAGCTGAAGGCCGACAGCCGCAAGCGCCTGGAGACCACCAAGCAGTACGACCAGGCCACCCAGGCCCAGGAGCGGGTCCTGGAGGAGCTGCTGAAGCTCGCCGAGGTCCCGATCCCGGAGAAGCTGCTCGCGGACGAGGTCCAGACCCGCAAGCACAACCTGGAGCACCACCAGCTCGGTCAGATGGGCCTCGACCTCGAGAAGTACCTCGAGATCCAGGGCAAGACCCTGGAGGAGTTCGAGAACGAGACCTCCGAGCAGGCCGTCAAGGGCATCAAGACCCAGTTCATCCTGGACGAGCTCGTCAACAAGGAGAAGCTGAACGTCAACCAGGAGGAGCTCACCGAGCACCTCATGCGGCGTGCCGCCTCCTCCGGCATGAGCCCCGACCAGTTCGCCCAGGCCGTCGTCGAAGGCGGCCAGGTGCCGATGCTCGTCGGCGAGGTCGCCCGCGGCAAGGCGCTCGCCGTCGTCGTCGAGGCCGCCAAGGTCGTCGACACCAACGGTGAGGTCGTCGACCTCGAGGACGACGAGGACGAGACCACGGAGACGGCCGAGGCCGCCACCGAGGACAAGGCCGAGGAGAAGAACGAGGCCTGA